A genomic segment from Clostridium pasteurianum BC1 encodes:
- a CDS encoding sulfite exporter TauE/SafE family protein, protein MIKLLKTNNVNLKKLMYRLFIFLIIITCIIVLVISVKKIFNVDIIGVFKNLFLLKYLPKLGNNTSYGLIFIFGILTSFHCIGMCGGIAISQTVKKSEIENSNNRLHSVVLPSLIYNIGRVTSYTIVGAVVGGLGGIISFAGVWKGIVPIISGIFMIIMAINLLGIFKFLRRLNITMPYFAAKKIFEGNSYSPIIVGLLSGLMPCGPLQMMQLYALSTKSILYGAVSMLVFSMGTMPLLFTFGTINTFLNKKFSKIILKVSAVLVFSLGVVMIGRGLALAGISIEMPNMNIVKNGDIAFAVIKGNSQTVQAEVQSDTFPEIVVVKGIPVKWNMHVDKDNLNDCNKEFQVSKLKIDKGLAAGDNIVEFTPDEAGNFTYTCWMGMIKSKVIVVDNQSDLNKIEKKSTAPTSTQQISTSSATSISSSKTSSNSNAPVQTFTGYITTEDDFATNLKEDTAFMIYMRLMTLSGLGITFQQDGKWVFYYIDGNIATDNKKHGEKWTFDGTGSQLDAWKLVESQAKENNGVNKMKPVPVTITGILNGNTQTNPGLDADGKYFPIIVVKSMTKN, encoded by the coding sequence GTGATAAAATTATTAAAAACAAATAATGTAAATTTAAAGAAATTAATGTATAGATTATTTATATTTTTAATAATTATTACATGTATAATTGTTTTAGTAATATCAGTTAAAAAGATTTTTAATGTTGATATAATAGGTGTCTTCAAAAATTTATTTTTGCTAAAATATCTTCCTAAGTTAGGTAATAATACTAGCTATGGGTTGATATTTATATTTGGTATATTAACATCTTTTCATTGTATCGGAATGTGTGGTGGCATAGCCATTTCACAGACTGTCAAAAAAAGTGAAATTGAAAATTCTAATAATAGGTTACATTCAGTTGTATTACCATCTTTAATTTATAATATAGGTAGAGTTACTTCTTATACTATTGTTGGTGCCGTAGTTGGAGGCTTAGGAGGTATAATAAGCTTTGCTGGCGTATGGAAAGGAATAGTACCCATTATTAGTGGTATATTTATGATTATTATGGCCATTAATCTTTTAGGGATTTTTAAGTTTCTAAGGAGACTAAATATTACAATGCCATATTTTGCTGCAAAAAAAATATTTGAAGGTAATAGTTATAGCCCAATCATTGTGGGCTTATTATCTGGATTAATGCCATGTGGGCCATTACAGATGATGCAATTATATGCTCTGAGTACAAAAAGTATACTTTATGGAGCTGTATCTATGTTGGTATTTTCAATGGGCACAATGCCTTTATTATTTACATTTGGTACAATAAATACATTTTTAAATAAGAAATTTTCTAAGATAATTTTAAAGGTAAGTGCAGTACTTGTTTTTTCATTAGGGGTAGTAATGATTGGAAGAGGATTAGCATTAGCAGGTATATCTATTGAAATGCCAAATATGAATATTGTCAAAAATGGTGATATAGCTTTTGCGGTAATTAAAGGAAACAGTCAGACAGTACAAGCTGAAGTACAGTCTGATACTTTTCCAGAAATAGTAGTAGTTAAAGGTATACCTGTTAAATGGAATATGCATGTGGACAAAGATAATTTAAATGATTGCAATAAGGAATTTCAAGTTTCAAAACTCAAAATTGATAAGGGTCTTGCTGCTGGAGATAATATCGTAGAATTTACTCCTGATGAGGCTGGCAATTTTACATATACTTGTTGGATGGGTATGATAAAAAGTAAAGTAATAGTAGTAGATAATCAGAGTGATTTAAATAAAATTGAGAAGAAATCAACAGCGCCTACATCAACACAACAAATATCTACGTCATCTGCAACATCAATCTCATCGTCAAAAACATCTTCAAATTCTAATGCGCCGGTTCAGACCTTTACAGGGTATATTACCACTGAAGATGATTTCGCAACTAATCTTAAAGAAGATACTGCTTTCATGATATATATGAGATTAATGACTTTATCTGGATTAGGAATAACATTTCAACAGGATGGAAAATGGGTCTTTTATTATATAGATGGTAATATTGCCACAGACAACAAAAAACATGGTGAAAAATGGACTTTTGATGGTACAGGTTCTCAGCTGGATGCATGGAAGTTAGTTGAATCACAAGCTAAGGAGAACAATGGAGTTAATAAGATGAAACCAGTCCCTGTTACAATAACTGGTATATTAAATGGAAATACTCAAACTAATCCTGGATTGGATGCTGATGGTAAGTATTTTCCAATTATAGTGGTGAAATCTATGACAAAAAATTAA
- a CDS encoding ABC transporter ATP-binding protein, protein MSGENTVLKENVFINKEEKKSFESRQDNNSKHNDHKGHPNKDEREIKILAKNVTRTFTVKNRGQKGVKEFVAIKDINLEIRAGEFITLVGPSGCGKSTFLDILSGLSKPTSGELYIDGKLVTGPALDRGIVLQGYALFPWRNVRKNIEYGLELKKIPKKQRREISQEFIDLVGLTGFEDRYIHELSGGMRQRVAIARALAYNPEVLLMDEPFAAVDAQTRETMQEELLRIWEKTNKTIVFITHSIEEAVFLADRVAVLSANPGSIKEIINVDLPRPRKLGDVRNSPDFNWLSHKVWELLHNVENKNETNVINESRNIAEEISPTVDL, encoded by the coding sequence ATGAGTGGAGAAAATACAGTATTAAAAGAAAATGTTTTTATTAATAAAGAAGAAAAAAAATCTTTTGAAAGCCGACAAGATAATAATAGTAAGCATAATGATCACAAGGGACATCCTAACAAGGATGAAAGAGAAATAAAAATATTAGCTAAAAATGTAACTCGTACCTTTACGGTAAAAAATCGAGGACAAAAAGGTGTAAAAGAATTTGTAGCAATTAAAGATATTAACTTAGAAATACGTGCAGGTGAATTTATTACTCTTGTAGGGCCAAGTGGTTGCGGAAAATCTACATTTTTGGATATACTTTCAGGACTTTCAAAGCCTACTTCTGGAGAATTATATATTGATGGTAAATTGGTAACAGGACCAGCTCTAGATCGTGGTATAGTATTACAGGGATATGCACTATTTCCATGGAGAAATGTTCGTAAAAACATTGAATATGGCCTTGAATTAAAAAAGATTCCAAAAAAACAAAGAAGAGAAATTAGCCAAGAGTTTATTGATTTAGTAGGGTTAACTGGTTTTGAAGATAGATACATTCATGAATTATCAGGTGGTATGAGACAGAGGGTAGCCATAGCTAGAGCATTAGCCTACAATCCGGAAGTACTTTTAATGGATGAACCTTTCGCTGCTGTTGATGCACAGACTAGAGAAACCATGCAAGAAGAGCTTCTTCGTATATGGGAAAAGACTAACAAAACTATAGTATTTATAACTCATAGTATTGAAGAAGCAGTATTTCTTGCAGATAGGGTGGCAGTTTTATCAGCGAATCCAGGATCTATAAAGGAAATCATAAATGTAGATTTACCAAGACCTAGAAAACTTGGAGATGTAAGAAATTCACCTGATTTTAACTGGTTAAGTCATAAGGTCTGGGAACTGCTGCATAATGTAGAAAATAAAAATGAAACTAATGTAATAAATGAAAGCCGTAATATTGCAGAGGAGATATCTCCTACAGTAGATTTGTAA
- a CDS encoding ABC transporter permease, which translates to MSAITIEKSDKKKVDVTAKLQVFARKSIAIIVFFILWEVLPTIGVINRQFIPPVSEIAVYLVKMTIAGDLLIHVQASFVRALEGFALAVLVGTPLGFLLGGWFKKFEELLSPLLQVLAQINPFTLFPIFMLFFGIGEVAKVAIIFWTSIWSVLFQTINGVKNIDPVLLKGAKAMATPKFSLFYKIVLPGAAPLIFAGLKSAIGTSFLMLIAAEMIGASKGLGWLILNAQVNYNIDRLYAAAVVIAALGLGMKKLLTIIENLVITWKEDSSNI; encoded by the coding sequence ATGTCAGCTATAACAATTGAAAAATCAGATAAAAAAAAGGTGGATGTAACAGCCAAACTACAAGTTTTTGCTAGAAAGTCTATAGCCATAATAGTTTTTTTTATTTTATGGGAAGTACTACCTACAATAGGAGTAATAAATAGACAATTTATACCACCAGTATCCGAGATTGCAGTTTATCTTGTAAAAATGACAATAGCAGGAGATTTACTTATTCATGTACAGGCAAGCTTTGTAAGAGCATTGGAAGGTTTTGCACTTGCAGTGCTAGTAGGTACACCATTGGGATTCCTTTTAGGAGGTTGGTTTAAGAAATTTGAGGAGCTATTAAGTCCATTACTACAGGTTCTTGCACAGATTAATCCTTTTACACTTTTTCCTATATTTATGTTGTTCTTTGGAATTGGGGAAGTAGCAAAAGTAGCAATAATTTTTTGGACATCTATATGGTCAGTACTGTTTCAGACAATTAACGGTGTTAAAAATATTGATCCTGTTTTACTAAAAGGGGCAAAAGCCATGGCTACACCCAAATTTTCTCTTTTTTATAAGATCGTTTTACCAGGTGCAGCACCTTTGATTTTTGCAGGACTTAAAAGTGCTATAGGTACTTCATTTTTAATGCTTATTGCTGCAGAAATGATAGGGGCAAGTAAAGGACTGGGTTGGTTAATATTAAATGCACAAGTTAATTATAATATTGATAGATTGTATGCAGCAGCAGTTGTTATTGCAGCACTTGGACTGGGAATGAAAAAGTTGTTGACTATAATAGAAAATCTAGTAATTACATGGAAAGAAGATTCTTCAAATATATAA